In Salminus brasiliensis chromosome 24, fSalBra1.hap2, whole genome shotgun sequence, one genomic interval encodes:
- the LOC140546889 gene encoding uncharacterized protein, whose protein sequence is MDTLNGPGHNYQNIERLHQAARPSARHGRYRALRLAGVCVGVMCVLQGTLNIVLRLYFTFQEDTNLVPTDCNNQSVESLLTSYNNLVMEKEQLQARYNALTNEKMQSQIKYNSLAKEKDGLQRKLSDLDQSINKPGWIYFSSSLYYTSTEKKSWSESRQYCKDRGADLVIVNSRKEQEFVEMIRRGQETWIGLTDSSQEGVWKWVDGSALTTRFWWSREPSDYEGQEDCGTTGYEPTDGRPVTDVINTWNDLSCSAHVFWICEKKISRELFTQI, encoded by the exons ATGGACACTCTAAACGGACCTGGTCACAATTACCAGAATATAGAGAGACTTCACCAAGCTGCTCGACCGAGTGCAAGACATGGCCGGTACAGAG cGCTCAGGttggctggagtgtgtgttggtgtgatgTGTGTTCTTCAGGGGACTCTCAACATTGTCCTGAGGCTGTACT TTACCTTTCAGGAGGACACGAACCTGGTTCCCACTGACTGCAACAATCAGTCTGTGGAGAGTCTCCTGACCAGTTATAACAACTTGGTTATGGAGAAAGAACAGTTACAGGCCAGGTACAACGCACTGACCAATGAGAAGATGCAGTCACAGATAAAATACAACAGCCTGGCCAAGGAGAAAGATGGACTCCAGAGGAAACTTTCTGATCTGG ATCAAAGCATCAACAAGCCAGGGTGGATCTACTTCAGCTCTAGTCTTTACTACACCTCTACTGAGAAGAAGAGCTGGAGTGAGAGTAGACAGTACTGCAAAGACAGAGGAGCAGACCTGGTAATCGTAAACAGCAGAAAGGAACAG GAATTTGTTGAAATGATCAGGCGAGGTCAGGAGACTTGGATCGGCCTGACTGACAGCAGCCAAGAAGGCGTTTGGAAGTGGGTGGATGGCTCAGCACTGACCACTAG GTTCTGGTGGAGCAGGGAACCCAGTGATTATGAAGGACAAGAGGATTGTGGTACAACTGGCTATGAGCCAACGGATGGGAGACCAGTGACGGATGTAATAAACACGTGGAATGATCTTTCCTGCTCTGCCCATGTTTTCTGGATATGTGAGAAGAAAATTTCAAGAGAACTTTTTACTCAGATTTAA